The following coding sequences lie in one Mycoplasma tauri genomic window:
- the pgsA gene encoding CDP-diacylglycerol--glycerol-3-phosphate 3-phosphatidyltransferase translates to MNLPNKLTIFRLIMFIPLLILITLFDILVKKTIHSYDIAGRIILSLILLIFIVGMITDFFDGKIARKFNQVTSFGKLWDPIADKLVITTLLLFLSIYGYIPFWITIIFVARDLVVDGSRIIMAQNKIGIEASIWGKLKTFMQTFAIIFVLIIAITYDFSSPKHLFYSAKGQDYLFWLSLYLINIPIIVSLFFSILSGYKYLKTIKPFLNTK, encoded by the coding sequence ATGAATCTGCCCAATAAATTAACTATATTTAGACTGATTATGTTTATTCCACTTTTAATATTAATAACATTATTTGATATTTTGGTTAAAAAAACAATACATTCATATGATATTGCAGGCAGAATAATTCTATCTCTTATTTTATTGATATTTATTGTAGGAATGATCACTGATTTTTTTGATGGTAAAATTGCTCGTAAATTTAATCAAGTTACATCGTTTGGTAAATTATGAGATCCTATCGCTGACAAATTAGTAATAACTACTTTGCTATTATTTCTTTCAATTTATGGCTATATACCATTTTGAATAACTATAATTTTTGTGGCTCGTGATTTGGTTGTTGATGGATCAAGAATTATTATGGCTCAAAACAAAATAGGAATTGAAGCTTCTATTTGAGGAAAATTGAAGACATTTATGCAAACATTTGCAATTATTTTTGTATTAATAATCGCTATAACATATGATTTTTCTAGTCCAAAACACCTTTTTTATAGTGCTAAAGGACAAGATTATTTATTTTGATTATCTTTATATTTAATAAATATTCCAATAATTGTATCTTTATTCTTCAGTATACTATCTGGATATAAATATTTAAAAACTATTAAGCCATTTTTAAATACAAAATAA
- a CDS encoding DNA polymerase III subunit delta', with the protein MVSKNLVRIIENSIASNKLAHCYLISSNLGSNIDESILFFINSINKTKIESLDIEHLPNNILYFDDELSKDKIVSILNYSSLSSFDENTYKIIVLKNIEFASNATVNALLKCIEEPSKNTIFLLTTNNKNRVLSTILSRSIVINIKTLLSSEIEDELLKENYSSDEALFYSNIFTDAEHVKKIVSNNSFSLIEDLLQAVYLSFKNKYNLYVYLSKFAKKDKKNTLFLLVSCLKFIFSWSWEQYSFKNILMKKVSKKLKDIKIDFFACFKALNEYLSNFDSNNNYFLQTERMLVKLMESYE; encoded by the coding sequence ATGGTCAGTAAAAATTTAGTAAGAATAATTGAAAATTCTATTGCAAGCAATAAATTAGCCCATTGTTATTTAATAAGTTCAAATTTAGGTTCAAATATTGATGAATCTATTTTGTTTTTTATAAATTCTATAAATAAAACAAAAATTGAAAGCTTGGACATAGAACATCTTCCAAATAATATTTTATATTTTGATGATGAATTATCAAAAGACAAAATAGTATCAATTTTAAATTATAGTTCTCTTTCATCTTTTGATGAAAATACCTATAAAATAATTGTTTTAAAAAATATTGAATTTGCGTCAAATGCTACAGTAAATGCATTATTAAAATGTATCGAAGAACCATCAAAAAATACTATTTTTTTGTTAACAACAAATAATAAAAATAGAGTTCTATCTACAATCTTGTCAAGAAGCATTGTTATCAACATTAAAACACTATTAAGTAGTGAAATTGAAGATGAATTGTTGAAAGAAAATTACTCTTCTGATGAGGCATTGTTTTATAGCAATATTTTTACTGATGCTGAACATGTTAAAAAAATTGTTAGCAATAATTCATTTTCATTAATAGAAGACTTATTGCAAGCCGTTTATTTAAGTTTCAAAAATAAATATAACTTGTATGTATATCTTTCAAAATTTGCTAAGAAAGATAAGAAGAATACATTATTTTTATTAGTTTCTTGTCTCAAGTTTATTTTTTCTTGATCATGAGAACAATATTCATTTAAAAATATTTTAATGAAGAAAGTGTCAAAAAAATTGAAAGATATAAAAATTGATTTTTTTGCCTGTTTTAAAGCGTTAAACGAATATTTATCTAATTTTGATTCTAACAATAATTATTTTCTTCAAACTGAAAGAATGCTTGTTAAATTAATGGAGAGTTATGAGTAA
- the gpmI gene encoding 2,3-bisphosphoglycerate-independent phosphoglycerate mutase: MKKTILIVIDGLGLRNEIQGNGFKLAHTPTFDNLFKNYPNSIIQASGEYVGLPSGQMGNSEVGHINIGAGTVVYTGLSLINKAIADGDFEKNKVFLSVFDDILKNDSTLHLMGLLSPGGVHSLENHLFKILDMANAYGLKKVSVHVFGDGRDVAPKSIIPSLQILLNKCNEYGYKIATIGGRFYGMDRDKMFDRVQKCYDALLGKSQEEFLDPIEYVNEQYSKGIYDEFLIPACNKNANFIKDNDSIIFFNFRPDRARQLSHLFLNTKLYEYKANKQVKISKFASMMKYEGIDTLVAFNEMEISNPIGRVLEKAGKSQLRLAETQKYAHVTYFMDGGNDIILNNSKRIMVDSLKVESYANAPHMSAKEITDELIKNCLDYDMTIMNFANPDMVGHTGNLKSTIEAVSFLDTQIKRIIEFAEANNITVFITADHGNAEITEDENGKPATKHTSSPVMLICSDKTIKLKDGKLANVAPTVLDYINIEKPKEMDEESLLIR, encoded by the coding sequence ATGAAAAAAACAATTTTAATAGTTATTGACGGACTAGGATTAAGAAATGAAATACAAGGCAACGGTTTTAAGCTTGCACACACTCCAACTTTTGACAATCTTTTTAAAAACTATCCAAATAGCATAATTCAAGCTAGTGGTGAATATGTTGGATTACCTAGTGGTCAAATGGGAAATTCAGAGGTTGGTCATATTAACATTGGAGCAGGAACAGTTGTTTATACTGGCCTAAGTTTAATAAATAAAGCAATTGCTGATGGTGATTTTGAGAAAAACAAGGTTTTCTTATCAGTTTTTGATGATATTTTAAAAAATGATTCAACACTTCATCTAATGGGTCTCTTAAGCCCTGGTGGTGTACATTCATTAGAAAATCATTTGTTCAAAATTTTGGATATGGCAAATGCTTATGGCTTAAAAAAAGTATCAGTCCATGTATTTGGTGATGGCCGTGATGTGGCTCCAAAATCAATTATTCCATCGCTACAAATTCTATTAAATAAATGCAATGAATATGGGTATAAAATAGCTACAATTGGCGGAAGATTTTATGGAATGGACCGTGATAAAATGTTTGACAGAGTTCAAAAATGCTATGATGCTTTACTTGGCAAATCACAAGAAGAGTTTTTAGACCCAATTGAGTATGTAAATGAACAATATTCTAAAGGTATTTATGATGAATTTTTAATTCCTGCTTGCAACAAAAATGCTAATTTTATTAAGGATAATGATTCAATTATCTTCTTTAACTTTAGACCTGATAGAGCAAGACAACTTTCACATCTTTTTCTTAACACGAAACTTTATGAATATAAAGCTAATAAACAGGTAAAGATTTCAAAATTTGCATCAATGATGAAATATGAGGGAATCGATACTTTGGTTGCTTTTAACGAAATGGAAATCTCAAATCCAATAGGTAGGGTTTTAGAAAAAGCAGGAAAATCACAATTAAGACTTGCTGAAACTCAAAAATATGCTCATGTTACATATTTTATGGATGGTGGTAATGACATTATTTTGAATAATTCAAAAAGAATCATGGTGGATTCTTTAAAAGTCGAAAGCTATGCAAATGCTCCGCATATGTCTGCCAAAGAAATAACTGATGAACTTATTAAAAATTGTTTAGATTATGATATGACAATTATGAATTTCGCAAACCCTGATATGGTTGGTCATACAGGCAATTTAAAATCAACTATTGAGGCAGTTAGTTTTTTAGACACGCAAATAAAGAGAATTATTGAATTTGCAGAAGCTAATAATATAACTGTTTTCATTACAGCTGATCATGGAAATGCTGAAATTACTGAAGATGAAAATGGCAAGCCCGCAACAAAGCACACTAGCAGTCCTGTTATGTTAATATGTTCTGATAAAACTATAAAACTAAAAGATGGTAAATTAGCTAATGTTGCTCCTACAGTTTTAGACTACATAAATATTGAAAAACCAAAAGAAATGGATGAGGAGTCTTTACTTATTAGATAA
- a CDS encoding YbaB/EbfC family nucleoid-associated protein — protein MDLNMIRKMQKLQKEIQEKQEKFMDEVFTHSKHGVTISCKGNKQIVDIKIGDPDLLDPEDPEILEDIFQLALNEIFEIIDEKLQAMMPEMPGGFGL, from the coding sequence ATGGATTTAAATATGATTAGAAAAATGCAAAAATTACAAAAAGAAATACAAGAAAAACAAGAAAAATTTATGGATGAAGTTTTTACTCACTCAAAGCATGGTGTAACAATTTCGTGCAAAGGTAATAAACAAATAGTTGATATTAAAATTGGTGATCCTGATTTACTTGATCCAGAAGATCCTGAAATTTTAGAGGATATTTTTCAATTAGCATTGAATGAAATATTTGAAATTATAGACGAAAAATTACAAGCTATGATGCCTGAAATGCCAGGTGGATTCGGTCTATAA
- a CDS encoding MHJ_0274 family protein yields MDASLTMWIILGTLILIILSMFIVSAVKSSINKKRKIKKDAAFSENCKKYTELSIIKLNALITVNKEYLEKFEPSIGSFKMSDLVNVAGKYLDEIQNDMNFREYIVNSDTTYEFLKHFVKLSHTRSNNWEKKCFDVIDYLNREMKSISEFVITENKNNYLEEIRNFYKNKLVKNESAQ; encoded by the coding sequence ATGGATGCATCATTAACAATGTGAATAATTTTAGGCACACTTATATTAATTATTTTGAGTATGTTTATAGTAAGTGCAGTTAAAAGTTCAATTAATAAAAAAAGAAAAATAAAAAAAGACGCTGCTTTTAGTGAAAATTGCAAAAAATATACTGAATTATCAATAATAAAACTAAATGCTTTAATCACTGTTAATAAAGAGTATTTAGAAAAATTTGAACCCTCAATTGGATCATTTAAAATGAGTGATTTGGTTAATGTTGCAGGCAAATATTTAGATGAAATTCAAAATGATATGAATTTTAGAGAATATATAGTTAACTCTGATACAACATATGAATTTCTTAAACATTTTGTTAAACTATCACACACAAGAAGCAATAATTGAGAAAAAAAGTGCTTTGATGTCATTGATTATTTGAATCGTGAAATGAAATCTATTAGTGAATTCGTTATAACAGAAAACAAAAATAATTATCTTGAAGAAATTCGTAATTTTTATAAAAATAAGTTGGTTAAAAATGAATCTGCCCAATAA
- a CDS encoding toprim domain-containing protein yields the protein MKIKSIDEMSEILRTLPGVTKKHSEKISNFFISESLSDIESFLLKLKTIKEKISFCKKCNFIAENEKCCNCGRPNLWNILMVVENAQNVIKIDNLDFFNGYFYVLPYLLSTSSKAKQNDYKYPELIKFAKEKNITEAIIVLSPTLEGEMTVAQLTQLFKENNIKSTRAAIGLPMNSNIEYIDGFTIKQAIENRTK from the coding sequence ATGAAAATTAAATCTATTGATGAAATGTCTGAAATTTTGAGGACTTTGCCAGGTGTAACAAAAAAACATTCAGAGAAAATAAGTAATTTTTTCATTTCTGAATCATTAAGTGATATTGAATCATTTTTGTTAAAGTTAAAAACAATTAAAGAAAAAATAAGTTTTTGCAAAAAATGTAATTTTATAGCCGAAAATGAAAAATGTTGTAATTGTGGTAGACCAAATTTATGGAATATTTTAATGGTTGTTGAAAATGCTCAAAATGTAATCAAAATAGACAATTTGGACTTTTTTAATGGCTATTTTTATGTTCTGCCTTATTTACTTTCAACAAGTAGCAAAGCAAAACAAAATGATTATAAATATCCTGAATTAATTAAATTTGCAAAAGAAAAAAATATAACAGAAGCTATAATTGTTTTGAGTCCAACTTTGGAAGGCGAAATGACTGTAGCTCAATTAACTCAATTGTTTAAAGAAAATAATATTAAGTCAACAAGGGCCGCTATTGGTCTCCCTATGAATTCAAATATTGAATATATAGATGGCTTTACAATTAAACAAGCAATTGAAAATAGAACAAAATAA
- a CDS encoding phosphatidate cytidylyltransferase, which yields MNILKQRVIPGILFAIFIISFVVIGEILGSKSYEIRIICYLFVSMMTWVIGYELFKAFRLPKWIIYLLPFAIILCIFMPINTSMELLRNIPNQISVDKLKVYTNEALFNWVNLIIFTIITLLFLLIELSTRVNMTFADRIIRALHIWFSLFFITNSMIFLLYISFYNWQLIILLFGASVVTDTGGFFGGLLFGKKWINLPFAPNISPKKTWEGFIVGVSLCLIFSASIIFGFNLFGGQVFLQIIAAIIAPLAAVIGDLYFSYLKRLNAVKDYSKILLAHGGILDRFDSLCVIVTMIALIYKFV from the coding sequence ATGAATATTTTAAAACAGCGTGTTATACCAGGCATTTTGTTCGCAATATTTATAATTTCTTTTGTTGTTATTGGAGAAATTTTAGGAAGCAAAAGTTATGAAATTAGAATAATTTGCTATCTATTTGTATCAATGATGACATGGGTTATTGGTTATGAATTATTTAAAGCATTTAGGCTACCTAAATGAATAATTTATTTATTGCCTTTTGCAATTATATTGTGCATTTTTATGCCAATTAACACATCAATGGAATTGTTAAGAAATATTCCAAATCAGATAAGTGTAGATAAGTTAAAAGTATACACAAATGAAGCGTTGTTTAATTGAGTTAATCTAATTATTTTTACAATTATAACTTTATTATTTTTACTAATAGAGCTATCAACAAGGGTTAATATGACATTTGCAGATAGAATAATTAGAGCTTTACATATTTGATTTTCTTTGTTTTTTATAACTAATAGTATGATATTTTTGCTTTATATTTCATTTTATAATTGGCAATTAATTATATTGTTATTTGGAGCATCAGTAGTTACAGATACTGGTGGTTTTTTTGGTGGATTACTATTTGGAAAAAAATGAATAAATTTACCATTTGCTCCTAATATTTCTCCTAAAAAAACATGAGAAGGTTTTATTGTTGGTGTTTCTCTTTGTTTAATTTTTTCTGCAAGCATTATATTTGGTTTTAATCTATTTGGTGGACAAGTGTTTTTACAAATAATTGCAGCAATTATTGCTCCACTTGCTGCTGTTATAGGAGATTTGTACTTTTCTTATTTAAAAAGATTAAATGCTGTTAAAGATTATTCAAAGATTCTTTTAGCACATGGCGGCATATTAGATAGATTTGATAGTTTGTGTGTCATAGTAACAATGATTGCATTAATATATAAATTTGTATAA
- the dnaX gene encoding DNA polymerase III subunit gamma/tau — translation MSYKALYRKYRPTTFCEVKGQDHIIKTLKNIVLSHKISHAYLFSGPRGVGKTSVAKIFAGIVNCYHNNDDYTILCDKCSQNLTTNMDIIEMDAASNTGVDSIRELRDKIQHLPTLGRYKVYIIDEVHMLSKGAFNALLKTLEEPPAHVIFILATTDPQKIPLTILSRVQRFNFRRISNKVLEDQIQDILDKEKIEYDYEIVKYVARLATGGMRDALSIIEQASAYGNGKIHLEDITYSFGITTNDNVIKILNNLFNGNTKESLQIFNDLKEAGIEPKQFVETLINVVKDFIVYNRTLNIDLLEILNLEEIEELKIDLSYAMIVSEQLYKLTKEFFYVNNNLFQLIELYLLKIASINSDTDIANKEKPMIINDFEKDNKTSDVEKILSQTQEFVVENNEDTSEISLLEGDLLTNEFDVTGETYIDGGVIDTSEIDLNENITKDIIDVSKVPKYDEKYYSEKFEFFPKYTIKQLKDALLLSDRDMFIAATRAKESITQIINDKAYKDLINALNVLSLKAVGKNYIVFTSDNIPMMNYLQDVSNKQRVQTFFKDYFAEYKHILIFQKEIFKNVAKEVVEIIKQGDREQLKEAVNFDVVQVEKDKNPNKEIFDFLSEIK, via the coding sequence ATGAGTTATAAAGCATTATATAGAAAATATAGACCAACAACTTTTTGTGAAGTTAAAGGTCAAGATCATATTATAAAAACATTAAAAAATATTGTTTTATCTCATAAGATAAGCCATGCATATCTTTTTAGCGGACCAAGAGGAGTAGGAAAAACATCAGTTGCCAAGATATTTGCGGGAATTGTTAATTGTTATCATAATAATGACGATTACACAATTTTGTGTGATAAGTGTTCACAAAATTTGACTACCAATATGGATATAATCGAAATGGATGCAGCATCAAATACAGGTGTAGATTCAATACGAGAACTAAGAGATAAAATCCAGCACTTACCAACCCTAGGTAGATATAAGGTTTATATTATTGATGAGGTCCATATGCTTTCTAAGGGTGCTTTTAATGCATTGTTAAAAACTCTAGAAGAACCGCCCGCTCATGTTATATTTATTCTAGCAACAACGGATCCTCAAAAAATACCTTTAACTATTTTATCTAGAGTTCAGAGATTTAATTTTAGAAGAATAAGTAATAAAGTTTTAGAAGATCAAATACAAGATATTTTAGACAAAGAAAAAATTGAATATGACTATGAAATAGTTAAATATGTTGCAAGATTAGCTACAGGCGGTATGCGCGATGCATTGTCTATTATTGAGCAAGCAAGTGCATATGGCAATGGAAAAATACATTTGGAAGATATTACATATTCATTTGGAATAACAACAAACGACAATGTTATTAAGATATTAAATAATTTATTTAACGGAAACACAAAAGAATCTCTTCAAATTTTTAATGACCTTAAAGAGGCAGGAATCGAACCAAAACAGTTTGTCGAAACATTGATTAATGTTGTAAAAGATTTTATAGTTTATAATAGAACTCTTAACATTGATTTGCTTGAAATTTTAAATTTAGAAGAAATTGAAGAGTTAAAAATTGACTTATCATATGCAATGATAGTTTCTGAACAACTTTATAAATTAACAAAAGAATTTTTTTATGTGAATAATAATTTATTTCAATTAATAGAACTTTATCTATTAAAAATTGCTTCAATAAATAGCGATACTGATATTGCAAATAAGGAGAAACCTATGATTATTAATGATTTTGAAAAAGATAATAAAACCAGTGATGTTGAAAAAATATTAAGCCAAACTCAAGAATTTGTTGTTGAAAATAATGAAGACACGTCTGAGATCAGTTTATTAGAGGGCGATTTATTAACTAATGAGTTTGATGTAACTGGGGAAACATATATTGATGGTGGAGTTATTGATACATCTGAGATTGATTTGAATGAGAATATAACTAAAGATATAATTGATGTTAGCAAGGTTCCTAAATATGATGAGAAATATTATTCAGAAAAATTTGAGTTTTTTCCTAAATATACTATAAAACAGTTAAAAGATGCACTTTTACTATCTGATAGAGATATGTTTATTGCCGCAACTAGAGCAAAAGAATCTATTACACAAATTATTAATGATAAAGCTTATAAAGATTTAATAAATGCTCTTAATGTGCTTTCTCTAAAGGCTGTTGGAAAAAACTATATAGTATTTACATCAGATAATATTCCAATGATGAATTATTTACAAGATGTCTCAAACAAGCAACGTGTTCAAACCTTCTTTAAAGATTATTTTGCAGAATATAAACACATATTAATTTTTCAAAAAGAAATATTTAAAAATGTAGCAAAAGAAGTTGTAGAAATTATTAAACAAGGTGACAGAGAACAACTTAAAGAGGCAGTTAATTTTGATGTTGTGCAGGTAGAAAAAGATAAAAATCCTAATAAAGAAATTTTCGATTTTTTGAGCGAAATAAAATAG
- a CDS encoding MAG0920 family protein, with product MHFKEFFIIILMLMLMHASILVIMLSSRFKHLYAKLTSVRSYILRKKIGLKNCFFKHLYKPLAILITLAAGSLIINIFLILISFFLNKTDLESEQIVYKLALVFLCSFLLFDFLLFVFIIVLLAKFKSWKKINEANPEWKEIQTYFDNEIVIEQIDIINYRYVFEYSKFRFFNVKESFKPSDYKTYIYYWIVQDYEHLLINNKNANLNMFYDLYHRYNEK from the coding sequence ATGCATTTTAAAGAATTTTTTATCATCATTCTAATGCTTATGCTTATGCATGCATCTATTTTAGTAATAATGTTGTCATCGCGCTTTAAACATCTATATGCTAAACTAACTTCTGTTCGTTCTTATATTTTAAGAAAAAAGATAGGTCTAAAAAATTGTTTTTTTAAACATTTATATAAACCATTAGCCATTTTAATAACATTAGCTGCTGGATCTTTGATTATTAATATTTTTCTTATATTAATTTCTTTTTTCTTAAATAAAACGGATCTAGAATCAGAACAAATAGTTTATAAATTAGCATTAGTTTTTTTATGTTCATTTTTGCTTTTTGATTTTTTATTATTTGTCTTTATAATAGTACTTTTAGCAAAATTTAAATCATGAAAAAAAATTAATGAAGCAAATCCTGAATGAAAAGAAATACAAACATACTTTGATAATGAAATTGTAATTGAACAAATAGATATTATTAACTATAGATATGTATTCGAATATTCTAAATTTAGATTCTTTAATGTTAAGGAATCATTCAAACCAAGTGACTATAAAACTTATATTTATTATTGAATAGTGCAAGATTATGAACATCTTTTAATAAATAATAAAAATGCTAATCTTAATATGTTTTATGACTTATATCATAGATACAATGAAAAATAA
- the tmk gene encoding dTMP kinase produces the protein MFITLEGPDGSGKSTIILGLIERLLSKKNNLKYVITREPGGRDIKEAEAIRKIILDGESNLSSKAEAMLYSASRRIHIDRVISPALKENKLVLCDRYIDSFYAYQGYARDLGIEWVKNITEMVIDDFVPNITIYLDINYEQSAHRRFVTRVITDRLDAESEEFHKKVIDGYKSIIKSDPNRFIVIDAWRSISEILDDIIKALFERKDFKEWWEQV, from the coding sequence ATGTTTATAACCCTTGAAGGTCCTGATGGTAGTGGAAAATCAACTATTATCTTAGGGTTAATAGAAAGATTATTAAGTAAAAAAAACAATTTAAAATATGTCATTACTCGTGAACCTGGTGGAAGAGACATTAAAGAAGCTGAAGCTATTAGAAAAATCATTCTTGATGGTGAATCGAATTTATCATCTAAAGCTGAAGCAATGCTTTATTCTGCGAGTAGAAGGATCCATATTGATAGGGTTATATCTCCTGCGCTCAAGGAAAATAAATTAGTTTTATGCGATAGATATATAGATAGTTTTTATGCTTATCAAGGGTATGCAAGAGATTTAGGCATTGAATGAGTTAAAAATATAACCGAAATGGTTATTGATGATTTTGTCCCTAACATTACAATTTATTTAGATATAAATTATGAGCAAAGTGCACATAGAAGATTTGTTACTCGTGTTATTACAGATAGATTAGACGCTGAAAGTGAAGAGTTTCATAAAAAAGTTATTGATGGTTACAAATCAATTATAAAAAGTGATCCAAATAGGTTTATTGTTATTGATGCATGAAGAAGCATTTCAGAAATTCTTGATGATATTATAAAAGCTCTTTTTGAAAGAAAAGATTTTAAAGAATGATGAGAGCAGGTGTAA
- a CDS encoding Cof-type HAD-IIB family hydrolase → MNLTEKKLIKRIIFSDVDGTIYTYPDKQISKFTKQDILNAINNEDIEFVLNTGNPLLPKLNKLADEIGVRYIICANGASIYDNFNHEVIYEASFNSLDVKKTYDLIAEFNENGCFFGKNGYHLLSDNQQTINFLSDFFEFSNWEDKSNKPHEEIHKIEIYPKNSETKNLIVHRLNDMEIEADIAVMTHHIELTPRNINKGTAALWLCNKLNIDSNYAMSIGDSGNDIPMLELIGYSYAMDNAPQYVKNVAKFYTSDVLQNGLGEAIRDYIHRTRLPLLQQEKQFEVIKKQQKAKRDAYYREKAKQK, encoded by the coding sequence ATGAATTTAACAGAAAAAAAATTAATTAAAAGGATAATTTTCAGTGATGTAGACGGAACAATTTACACATACCCAGATAAACAAATCTCTAAATTTACAAAGCAAGATATTTTAAATGCTATAAATAATGAAGATATTGAATTTGTTCTAAACACAGGTAATCCTCTTTTGCCTAAATTAAATAAATTAGCTGATGAAATAGGTGTTCGTTATATTATTTGTGCTAATGGTGCATCAATATATGATAATTTTAATCATGAGGTTATATACGAAGCTTCTTTCAACTCATTAGATGTAAAAAAGACATATGATTTAATTGCAGAATTTAACGAAAATGGCTGTTTTTTTGGTAAAAACGGATATCACTTACTTTCTGATAATCAGCAAACAATAAACTTTTTGAGTGATTTTTTTGAATTTTCAAATTGAGAAGATAAGTCAAATAAACCTCATGAAGAAATTCATAAAATTGAAATCTATCCAAAAAATAGTGAAACAAAAAATTTAATTGTTCACAGATTAAATGATATGGAAATTGAAGCGGATATTGCTGTTATGACACACCATATAGAGTTGACACCAAGAAATATTAACAAGGGAACAGCAGCTTTATGATTATGCAACAAACTTAATATAGATTCAAATTATGCAATGAGCATTGGAGATAGTGGCAATGATATACCAATGCTAGAACTAATTGGTTATTCATATGCTATGGATAATGCACCTCAATATGTAAAAAATGTTGCTAAATTCTACACTAGTGACGTTCTTCAAAATGGACTAGGTGAAGCAATAAGGGATTACATCCATAGAACACGCCTTCCTTTATTGCAGCAAGAAAAGCAATTTGAAGTTATAAAAAAACAGCAAAAAGCTAAAAGAGATGCTTATTATAGAGAAAAAGCTAAACAAAAATAA